The following is a genomic window from Micromonospora cathayae.
CACGGGGTGGCGAGCGCGCCGACGTTGGTCCCCACCAGCAGGGCCAACAGCTGGGTGTGGTGGCCGGCGGCGATGACCGCCTCGCCGGCCACGTACGCGGGCAGGTTGTTGACCACGTTGGCGACCAGCGCGCCGACGGCGCCGGCCCGCAGCGCCCCCTCGGCGCCCGGGTCGGTGCCGATCAACGTGCCCGTCACGGTGTCCAGCCCGTGCCGGCCGATGGTCTGCACCACCAGGAACAACCCGGTGACGAAGACCAGCAGCCGCCACGGGACCAGCCGGAGTCCCAGGCTGCGCCGGGCGCGGACCACGAACCCGGCGACCAGGATCGCGGCGGCCACCGCGGAGGCGAGCCCGATCTCGACCCCGGCGAGGATCCCGGCGACGAACAGCAGGCAGGCGACGAGCGCGGTGCGGTAGAGGACGGGATCTGCCGGCACGTGCGGCGGCGGTGGCACGAACGGATCGGCGACGGCCCGCGCCGGCCGCCAGTACCACCACCAGAGCAACACCATGGTGACCGCGATGGCGACCAGCTGCGGCCACCACATCCGGGCCGCCCACGGCACCGGGGCCAGCCCGATCCGGTCGCTGGCCAGGATGTTGGTCAGGTTCGACACGGGCAGCAGCAGGCTCGCCGTGTTGGCCAGCCACACCGTGGTCATCGCCAGCGGGGCCGGCGGCACGCCGAGCCTGCCGGCCAGGGCGATCATGACCGGGGTGAGCAGGACGGCGGTGGTGTCCAGGTTGAGCACGATCGTGGTCACCGAGGCGAACCCGACGCAGAGCCAGAACAGCGCGCGGAGGTTGCCCCGGGCGGTGATCGCCACCCGTGCGGCGAGCGCGTCGAACACCCCGGCCACCGCGGTCAGTTCGGCCAGCACCACCACCGTGCCGAGGAAGACCAGGATCGGCAGGATCCGGCGTACGGTGGCCTCGGCGTCGGCGCGGGGGAGGAGCCCGGTGAGGACGCAGAGCACACCGCCGGCGAGCAGCCCGACCGCGACCCAGTCCAGTACGTGCAGCCGGCCCCAGCGGGAGCGGTCGGGGGCGCCCGACGGCGGCACACCGGTGCTTTCCACAGGGCCGAACGCTACCCGCACCCCGGGTACCGGAAGCGGGAACGGCCGGCCGCGCCGGCGACGAACCGCCCGGCCACCCGGACGCCGTCCCCGCATCCGACGGACCAGCCGGGCCGGTCCCGGCGCGGAGCCTCCGCCCGCCGTCCCGCCCGACGGGGCGGCGGGACGCGGGCGCGACGGTTACGGGACCACGGTCAGCGAAGCTTCCGGAAGAACCGGCGGACGTCCTCGACGAGCAGGTCGGGTGCCTCCATGGCGAGGAAGTGCCCACCCCGGTCCAGTTCCGTCCAGTGCACGACGTGGTGGTCGCGTTCGGCCCAGCGGCGGACGGTGACGTCGTGGGTGGACACCAGGACCCCGGTGGGCACGCCCCGGCCGGTCGCCCGGTCCCGGTCGTCGCCCCCGCCCCATGCCCCGTCGCCAGCGGACGTCTCCGCGTCGCCGGCCCAGGCCCCACCGGCGTCGGCGGACATCTCCTCGTAGTAGACCTGGGCGGCGGAGGCGGCGGTGCCGGTCAGCCAGTAGATCGACACCTCGGTGAGGATGCGGTCGCGGTCGATGCTGTCCTCGGGCAGACCGTGCGGCGGGTCGGTGAGCTCCTTGAACTTCTCGACCATCCAGGCGAGCTGGCCGACCGGTGAGTCGTGCAGCCCGTACGCCACGGTCTGCGGGCGTTTGGCGTTGCACTGCAGGTAGCCGTCGTTGAAGTCCTGCATCGCCTGCCAGCGCCGCTGCTCGACCTCGCTGAGGCCGTCCAGTTCGCCGTCCGCGCCGACCGGGAACGTGACCATCGCGTTGACGTGTACGCCGATGACCTGCTCCGGAGCCTGCCTGCCCAGCTCCGGCGCGACCCACGAGCCGGTGTCGTACCCCTGGACGCCGTACCGTTCGTAGCCGAGCCGGGCCATCAGCTGCCGCAGCACGCCGGCCATCCGGGCCGCGTCCATTCCCGGCCCGGCCAGCGGGGTGGAGAACCCGAAGCCGGGCAGCGACGGGATCACCAGGTGGAAGGCGTCGGTGGGGTCGCCCCCGTGGCCGCGCGGGTCCGACAGCGGCCCGGTCACGTCGAGGAAGTCCACCACCCCGCCGGGCCAGCCGTGCAGCAGGACCAGCGGTACGGCGTCCGGCTCGGGCGAGGGTACGTGCAGGAAGTGCAGATGCTGGCCGTCGACGACCGTCGTGTACTGCGGGTGCCGGTTGAGGGCCGCCTCGTGCGCCCGCCAGTCGTAGCGGGTACGCCAGTACTCGGCGATCTCCTTCAGGTACGCCACCGGAACGCCGCGACTCCAGCCGACGCCCGGCAGCTCGTCGGGCCAGCGGGTGTTGCCCAGCCGGGCGACCAGGTCGTCGAGTTGGGTCTGCGGGACGGCGATGCGGAACGGGCGGACGCCCGGGTGCGGCTCGGTCATGTCCGGGACGCTACGACCCGGTTAGGGCGGGTACGGTCCTAAGCTGCTGGCATCCTCGGGAGCATGCGGGAAACCTCGGCGCGGCTGCTCCGGCTGCTCGCGCTGCTCCAGACACCTCGGGACTGGTCCGGCGCGGAACTGGCCGGCCGGCTCGGGGTCACGCCCCGCACGGTGCGCCGGGACGTGGAGCGGCTCCGTGAGCTCGGCTACCCGGTCCACGCCGTGCGCGGCATCGCCGGGTACCGGCTCGGGGCCGGGGCGGCCCTGCCACCGCTGCTGCTCGACGACGACGAGGCGGTCGCCGTCGTGGTCGGTCTGCGCACGGCGGCGGGCGGCCCGGTCGCCGGGATCGGGGAGACGTCCCTGCGCGCGCTGGCCAAACTCGAACAGGTGCTGCCGGCCCGGCTGCGGCACCGGGTGGACACGTTGAACGCCGTTCTGGTCCACACCGGCGCGCCGCCGTGCCCGCAGGTGTCGGGCCGTACGCTGATGGCCGTCGCCGACGCCTGCCGGCGACACGAGCGGCTGCGGTTCGACTACACCAGCACCCGGAGCGGGACGGCCGTGCGGACGGTGGAACCGCACCACCTGGTCAGCTTCGGCCGCAGGTGGTATCTGATCGCCTTCGACACCGACCGCCAGGACTGGCGTACCTTCCGGGTGGACCGGCTGGTGCCCCGCGCCCCCACCGGACCGCGTTTCCCGCCCCGGCGGCTGCCGCACGGCGACCCCGCCACCTATCTGGCGTACCAGCTGTCCGCCCGGGCCTGGCCCTGCCAGGCGACGGTCACCCTGCACGAGCCGGCCGAGGCGGTCGCCGACCGGCTCTGGCCGGGCATGGGCGTACTGGAACCCGTCGACGACGGTAGTTGTCTGCTGCACCTCGGGGCGGACACGCCCACCGACCTGGCCTGGATGATCACGTCGATGAACGTCGACTTCACCCTCGGCCACGGTCCACCACCCGGGCTCGCCGAGGCTCTCCGCGCCCAGGCCGACCGCTGCCTCCGCGCGCTGGGGTAGCACACCTGGCCGGGTGCGCCGAGGGTGACCGGGACGGGCCGGAAGTCGTTCGGCCGGTGTCGCCGTGCGGTGGCCCCGGGTACGACCGTCCCGGGGCCACCAGCGCCAGGGCGCGGGACGACCGGTCGCGGTGGGCGGTGGATCTGCCCCACCTGGCCGGCTGCCCCGACGGGGGCGGCAACGCACGCTGCCGACAGCTTGCGTGTCCCCCGTTCCGCTCCCGCTCGCCGTTGGCGCTCGTCGCCCGACCGACCGATACGGATTCGACACCTGGCGGCCGCCCGGGACGCTTTGCGCCACTGGCGTCGTCCGCTACGGTGTCACTGCCACAATAGTTGTCGGGCGCGCTCAAGTGAAGCATGGGCCCGCTGGCTTCTGCAACTATTGTGGCCGGCGCGGGCTCGGCTACGGTGGTCGTCGGAGGCTCGATCGGGAAGGGTGGTCATGACCGACGCTGGTGGAGCCGACGGGTCGAGTTCCTTCGCCGCCCGGCTGCGGCACCTGTTCGACACGCACCGCAAACCGGGCACGGGCAAGCCGTTCTCGCCGGACGAGGTCGCCAGGGCGACCGGCCTGTCCACCAGTTACCTCAACTACCTCCTCAGAGGAGAGCGGGACAACCCCTCCCGGTCCGCCATCCAGCAACTGGCAAACTTCTTCCGGGTCGAGCCGAACTTCTTCTTCGATCCCGTCGCCGACACCGAGGCCGTCAATGACCCGGACCTGGAGACGATCACCGTGCTTGCCCGTCGGATGCCCCCGGGCGCACCACGGGCGAGCCTCCGCGCGATCGTCGAGCAGGTCGCCGCGCTGGAGGCGCAGAGCAAGGCGCGCCGGGACCGCTCGGACCCGTAGGTCGCCGCGGCGTCACCGCAGCACCAGGAACGTCGGGATCGCCACGAGCAGACCCACCACGGTGCCGGCGGTCACCTGGGCCACGGTGTGGTCCCGCAGGCGCACCCGCGACCAGCCGACGAGCGCCACCACGGGCGCCGTGACGAGCAGCGCCGGCCCGAACGTGATCACGAGCACCGCGGCCGAGCCCGCGGCCACCGCGGCGTGGATGCTGAGCTTCCACACGAGGTTCGCCGCCGTCACCGCCACGCCGAGAACGAACATCACGACCACCATCGCGGTGACCGGACGCGGGGCGCCGAGGCCGATCATCAGCGACAACCCGACCAGGACGGACAGCAGGCCGTACGCCAGCGGCCTTCTGCGCTGTTCGCGTACCCGGATGTGGTGGTCGGTCAGCCGGCCCCGGCGTACGCCCCACCAGATCAACGTGTTGGGGACGACGGAACAGAACAGCGCGCCGACCAACGCCCATCCCAGGCCGTTGCCGACGGGCGACACGCTGGCCACCCCGATGACGATGGGCATGACCGCGGCCAGCAGTGCCGGCGCGAACACCTCCGTCACCGCGCGGGCCACCCGGAGGGTCGGCCGGTGGCCCCGGTCGTCCATGACATCCTGCACGCCCCGCATTCTGCCCGCACCGGGCCGCCGGTCCACCGCCGGACGGGACCGACCCCCCGCCCGGGTGGTTCGGCGTCGGTGCCGCGCGCCCGGGTCCGCCACTATCGTGGTCGGGCGCGGAGCCCGCCGACCGCCATCGGATCCGGGCAGGCCAGGTCAGGCGGTGGGCACGGGAAGGTCGCGGTCGGGGCTCGTACGGGAGGACCAGCAGACGATGTGGCAGCAGCGGCGTCAGGTGCAGAAACTCATCCGTCAACTCGATGTCGGCCTGCCGGCGCCGTTGACCCTGCACGGGCTGCTGTCCTCCCTGGAGGCCGCGCGGGGCCGGCGCATCCAGATCGTCGCCATGACCATCGACGAGCACACCGGGCCGTGCGGGCTGTGGGTGGCGACCGCGGAGACCGACTACGTGCTGTACAACCGGGATTCCTCCCCGGTGCTGCGGACCAGACGATCCTGCACGAGCTGATGCACATCGCGTTGCGGCACACCGGGAAGGCGGTGCTGTCGGGGGTGGCCGGGCTCGCGGACTCGCTCGGCCCGGCGGCGGCCGACGTGCTGCTCGCCCGTACCCGGTCGACCTTCCACGAACGGCAGGAACACGACGCCGAGCTGCTGGCGACCTACCTCGGCGCCCGGCTGGACACCGGCGACCAGGTCGGGGGCTTCGACGACCTCACCGACGAGACGGCCGCGGTGATGTACCGGATCGCCGCGACGTTGGCCGACTAGGCGGGGCAGACGCATGCTGGTGACGGTGGGACATGTCGCGGCGATGGTGGTCGCCGCGGTGGCGTTCGTCGTCAAGCTGGGAGCGTTGCGGCGTGACCCGTCGAACCCGAAGATCCAGGCGAGTCTGGGGATCTGCCTGGGCTGCGGGTTCGCCGTCACCGCGGGCTGGGCCCCGGTGCACAGCCTGATCGACGGGGTGTCCGGGGTGCCGAACCTGGCCAAGCCCGTCGAGCACGGTTCGGCGCTGATCACGGCAACCGCGATCCAGTTCCTCTTCCTGCACCTGGGGGATCCGCACCGGGCACGCCGGTTGATGCGGCGGCGGCTGGTGTTCTTCGCCGTCGTCCTCACCGTGATGATCACGATGTTCCTGGCCGCCGGCTTCACCGAGTCGGAACCGCTGCACTTCGCCGAGCGGTACGGCGACATGCCGCAGGTCATCGTCTACATGCTCGCCTTCCTGGCGTATCTCGGTACCTCCGTGCTGGACATCCTGCGGATGTCGCTCGGCTACGCGCGGTACGCCGGCACCCGGCTCAAGATCGTCATGCGGCTGCTGAGCGCGGGCGCGGTGTTCGGTGCGGCGTTCGTGGCGCACAAGGCGCTGTTCCTCGCCCTGAAGCTGGCCGGGGTGGCACCTCCCTGGCCCGAACCGGTCGTGACGCAGGGGCTGATCACGATGTCGGTCGGGCTGATCTGCTCGAGTTTCGTCCTGGCGACCGTCTGGCGGACCGTGGACGGTGTCCGCGCCTGGCCCCGCCGCCGGGCGATGTACCGCGACCTGCATCCGCTGTGGTACCTGCTGTACCGGGCGGTTCCCAGCATCGCGCTGCACGCGCCCCGCCGACCGCGGCGGAACCCCTGGTGGGTGTGGGGCGTCGGACCACGGCTGTACCGCCGGTGCGTGGAGATCGGCGACGGCCTGCAGGCGTTGGGGCCGCGGGACGCGCGGGTGGCGGCCGTGGCGCGTCGTCGGGCGGTCGAGGCCGGTTGGGACGACGTCCGCGCGACCGCCGCCGGCGAGGCCGCCGCGATCCTGGCCGCCGTGCGCCGGCTCGAGCAGGGCCGGGTCACCGCTCAGGAGGTCGAGCCCGGTCTGGAGCCGTTGTCGGGCAGGCTGGCGCATGCCGACGTGGACGCCGATGCCCGCCGGCTCGCGTCGATATCCACCGCACTGCGGGAGGACCTGGTCCGTGACGCGGTCGCCGGGGGACTCGGGAACCCGTCCGGGACGGGTGGTCGGCGTACCGCTGCCGGGTGACGCCGCCCGGGGCAGCGGCGTATCCAGGTCCGGACGGCGCCCGCCGTCAAGCGGTCGGGCGGCCCCCGGCACGGCGGCCGACGCCGGGGTTTCCCGGACCAGGCTACCGGCCGGTATGGGATATCCTGACGGCAGGCGCTGCCCGTCCCCCCGTGCGGGCAGCGCCTCTTTGCTCCGCTCCGCCGGGAGTCCGCCGGGGGCCGCCGCCGGGGCCCGGTTTCCGGTGCCGGCGCGCGCACGCACCGCTGACCCGCCCCGGCCCGGACGTGTCACCGCCACGCGTTACGCTGCCCGCCATGTACGGTGCCGACGACAGTGAGCAGGTCGTCGCGTCACTCGCGCGTCAACTCGACGGCTTGACCTTCCGGGACGCCACGACCGACCAGGTCACCAAGCTGATCATCGACTCGGTGGTCGGTTGGGGCCGGGCCGCCGGTTGGCGGGTCTACCGCCGGGCGGCCAGCGTCGTGCCGTTGCCACCGCCGCTGTCCGGGCAGTACTCCGTCCTCGACGTGGCCTGTGCCCGGCCGGCGGGTCCGCCGGTCGTCGTCGAAGTGGACCACACCGACCGGCGTCGCACCGTGGAGAAGCTGCTGGCGGAGGCGGCGGCGGGCCGCGTCGCGATCTGGGTGCGGTGGGGTACGGGCCGGTTCGTCGCGCCACCTCCGCCGGTTCTCCTGGTCACCTGCCCGGTGACCCGGCTGCCGGGCCCGGCGGGGCAGGGCCGCCGATACTCGCGGCTGCCGGCCGACGACCGGCCGCCACCGGCCCACTCCGCCACCGGGATCGGCAGCGTCGACCCGGTCGCGTTGCCGATTCCGCTGGACGACGACCACCCCCGCTGAGGTCGGCGGGCCGCGTGGCGGAGCCGCCGCCTCGGGGCCCGATGGCGGGCCGGGTGGTCGCGGTGGTGTCCCGTACCGGTGGGTGGGACAGGACCCGGCACGTCGGTCCAATGGGGCGACACGCGGATCAGACCGAGTTTTCGGCGTCCCGCCACAACTCGACGCAAATCGATGCGTAACCGAATTGCGGAAAGCACTCGCCTTGTCAGTGGAGACTTTTGCTGTTAGCGTTTGTCTCCCGCAAAGATCCCCTCACCGCGCTGATTCGGCATTGTTGTGTGCCGACTTGTTCGCTGCGCTGAACCGGTCCGCCTGCGTACCGTAAATGGGAGCTGACGTGCGATCGACGCGACCAGGAAGATGACGACGACATCGGCCCGCCGGGCGCCGTCGGGCAGTGTTTCCGGCAGGGCCCGCGACTTCCGGCTGTACTGGGTGGCCGGCGGTGTCAACCTGCTCGGCTCCCAGGCCTCCGGTCTGGTGCTGCCGCTGGTGGCGCTGGCCGTCAGCGGGTCCCCAGCCGCCGCCGGTCTGGTGGGCGGCCTGGGCCTGACCGGCCGGCTGGTGACGGCACCGGTGGCGGGCGTGCTGGCCGACCGGTTGCCCCGCAAGGCCATGATGGTCACCGCGTTGCTGGTCGCAGCGGCAGCGATGACCGTGGTCGCCGGCGTGCTGGCGGCCGGCGCGGCAACCTTCGGCGTGCTGGCCGGTGCCGCCTTCGTGCAGGGGGTCGCCCAGGCCGGCTACGAGTCGGCCGGCGCGGGAGCCATCCGCCGGGTGCTTCCCGCCGACGACCAGCGCGCGCTGGCCCGGCTCGAGGCACGCAACCACGCGATGCAGATCGCCGGGCCGATGATCGGTGGTTCGCTCTACCAGTTGGCCCGCTGGGCGCCTTTCCTGGCCGACGTCGTCTCCTATGTCGTCGCCGCCGCCTGTGTCGCCGCGATTCGGACGGATCTGAGCCCGCAACGTGCCGAACGTCCCTCTTTTCTGGCTGATCTGCGGACCGGCCTGCGCTTTGTATGGACCCATCCCTTTCTGCGATTCGTGACCTTCTGGGCGGCCGGTGTCAATTTCGTCTTCGGCGCGCTCATCTATCACACGATTCTGGTCACCGGCCGACGTGGTGATCTTCCGGTGTCGATCGGGCTCATCCTCGCGATCGCCAGCGTCGGTGGTCTGGTCGGTGCGCTGGCCGCCCCGAAGGTGCTGCAACGGGTCCGCCCGGTGGTGGCCATCCCGGTCGCGTCCTGGGTGACGGTGGGTCTGGTCGCGGCCCTGCCGGTCGCCCGGCAGCCGTGGAGCTACGGACTGCTGTTCGGGCTGGTCTTCCTGCTCACCCCGATGGTGGCCATCGTCTTCCAGGCCCGCGCCATCACCGTCACCCCCGATCACCTCCAGGGCCGGGTGGCGACGGTGATCGGCACGACCGGAGAGGCGCTGCGCGTGCTCGCGCCGGTGCTCGCCGGTGTCCTGGTCGCCCGGTACGCACCGGGCGTCGCGGCTCTGATCTTCGCGCTGCTGCTGGCCGTGCTCGCCGCGTACGCGACGGCCAACGTCCGGAAGCTGCGTGCCACCGTGCCGGCTGTCGAGGAGGACTGAGCATGGCCCGCGCCTTCCGGGTCTACTACCCGGCGCTGCCCCTGGTGGCCGAGCACGCCCCGCACCGGTCCGTCTACGTGGGCGACGCCGACGGTCGCTGCCAGGTCTTCGCCTGGGACCGCGCGGCCGGTACCGCCCGCCAGGTCACCGACCGCGCGGCCGGCACCACCCGGGCGGCCGTCGACCCCGGCGGCACCGTGGTCTGGTGGTTCGACGACGACCTCACCGGGATCGGCACGTGGCAGGTCAGCGACTTCGACCAGCCCGAACACCCCCGGCCGGCGCTGCCGGGACTCGGCCCGGCCCGGCCCGCCGGGCTCGCCATGGCCGCCGACGGCACCGCCCTGGTCGGACTCGCCGACGCCGACGGCGTGGCGCTGTACCGGCGCGCCGCCAGCGGTGGGGTCGAGCCGGTGGCCCGGATGTCCGGCTACGCCCACCTGGTCGACGTGGACCCGACCGGCCAGCTGCTCGTGGTCGGCCGGGACGCCGCGTCACCGGAGGCGGTCACCGTGCTCACCACCGGCGGTGACCCGGTGGCGGTGCTGCCGGCGGGCCCGGACCGGCGACTCTGGCCGCTGGGTTTCGCCCCCGTCCCCGACCCCGCCCACCTGCTGCTGGTCGTCGAGGAGAGCGGCGAGTACGGGCTCGCCAGCTGGACCCGCGCCGACGGGCTGACCCGGCATCCGGGGCGGTTCGACACCGAGATCACCGCCGGCTGGTACCCGGACGGGACCCGGGTCCTGGTCCGTCAGGACCGGCACGCCGGCAGCCACCTGCACCGCGTCGACCTCGCCACCGGTACGCGTACCGCGGTGCCCACCCCGGCCGGCAGCATCCTGGACGCCGCGGTCTGGCCGGACGGTGACATCGCCTACGTGTGGACCGACTCGGCCACCCCGCCGCAGATCCGGTCGGTGGCCGGGGTGGAACTGCCGGCCGGCCCGGACGACGGCCCGGCCGACGGGGCGGTGTCACTGGCCGAGTACTGCCGGCGGACCGAGGTCTGGGTGCCGGGGCCGGCCGGCGACATCCATGCGCTGGTGGCCGCGCCCGCCGACCGGGCCGGCCCGCTACCGGCGGTGTTCCTGGTCCACGGTGGCCCGTTCCAGCACGCCCGGGACGCCTACGACCCGCTGGTCGAGGTGCTGGTGCGTACCGGCTGCGCGGTGGTGCGGGTCAACTACCGGGGCTCCAGCGGCTACGGGGCCGCCTGGCGCAACGACTTCCGGGCCGGAGTCGGTCTCACCCAACTGGAGGACCTGGCGGCGGTCCGCGCCCACCTGTGCGAACAGGGCGTGATCGCCGAGCGCCGGGTGGCGCTGTGGGGCAGTTCCTGGGGCGGCTACCTGACCCTGCTGGCCCTCGGCCGGCAGCCGGACCTGTGGCGGCTCGGGGTGGCGGTCAACCCGGTCGCGGACTACGTCGCGGCCTTCGCGGCGGCCACCCCGGCGATCCGCGCGCTGGACACCACCCTGTTCGGCGGCACCCCGGACGAGGTCCCGCAGCGGTACGCCGAAGCGTCCCCGGTCAGCTACGTCGACCAGGTGTCCGTACCGGTCTTCCTGGCGGTGGCCACCGACGACGTCCGCTGCCCGCCGGCACCGGTGGAACGGTACGCCGGGGCGCTGCTGCGTCGCCGGATCCCGGTGAAGCTGCTGCGGACGCGGGCCGGGCACGAGGACTTCGACGCCCGGGGGCACATCGCCCTGATGCAGGCGGTGCTGCTGTTCATGCAGCAGCACTTCGACGGCGTACGGGACGAGGGAACGTCGGTCGCGCTCGCCATGGCGCGACCGGCGGACTGACGGACCGGACGACGGCCTGACGGTCCACCCACGATGGAGGGAGGTGAAAGGTATGCGCAAGAGCATCATCGAGAACGACCCGATCAGCGGCAACCGCGACCAGGTCCGTTCCGACGTCGCCGTTTCGGTGAGCGTCACGGTCAAGTTCTGATCCACCCCGCGTGGGGTGGGACCGCCGGTCCCGGACCTGGGCCGACGCCCGGCGGTCCCACTCCACGGCCACCCTCGTCCGGCCCGGGGCATCGTGAGCAAGGAGAGACGACGTGCGCATTCTGCTGGTCAACATGCCGTGGGCGTCCATCGACGTGCCGTCCCTGGCGCTGGGGATCCTCACCACCAGCGTCCGGCGCAGATACCCCGAGGCCGAGGTGGAGGTCCTGCACGCCAACCTCGACTACGTCGACTGGGTGGTCGACCGCAGCGAGTTCACCCTGCACGACTACCAGTACTACTCGCTGCTCACCTACTTCGCCGGGTGCGGTGACTGGGTGTTCTCCTCCGCCCTCTACGACGACCCGGAGTGGCGGCTGGAAGAGTTCACCAGTCGGGTCCGGGACCAGATGTCCGAGCGGGAACTCGCGCTCAACGTCGAGCTGCACCGGTCCGCCCCGGAGTTCGTCGGTGACCTGGCGGCCCGGATCGTCGCGTGGGGACCGGACCTGGTCGGCTTCACCTCCACCTTCCAGCAGAACACCGCCGCGCTGGCGGCGGCCAAACACGTCAAGCGGCTCGATCCGTCGATCCGTACCGTCTTCGGCGGGGCCAACTGCGACGGTGAGCAGGGCGCGGCCCTGCACCGCAACTTCCCCTTCGTCGACCTGGTGGTACGGGGTGAGGGCGAGGCGGCCTTCCCGGCCCTGCTGGCGGCGCTGACCGACGGTGACGGCCGGACGCTGACCGACGGTGACCGTCCGGCGCTGGCCGACGTCGAGGGGCTGTGCTGGACGACCCCGGACGGCCGGGCGACCGCGAACCCGATGAGCACCAGGCCGCTGCCGCCCGCCGAGATCGTCAGCCCCGACTACGACGGCTACTTCGAACGGCTCGCCGCGTCCCGGGCCCGCAACTGGGTGGAGCCGAAACTGGTCGTGGAGGGCGCCCGGGGCTGCTGGTGGGGGGAGAAGCACCACTGCACCTTCTGCGGGCTGAACGGCTCGTTCATGGAGTTCCGCAGCAAGCGTCCCGGCGCGTTCTACGAGGAGATCATCGCGCTCGCCGAGCGGCACCAGGTGCTCGACATGTTCGTCGTCGACAACATCCTCGACATGGGCTACGTGACGACGCTGCTGCCCCGGCTCGCCGAGTCCGGCTACGACCTGCGGTTGCAGTACGAGATCAAGTCCAACATGCGGGGCGCGCAGGTGCAGGCCCTGGCCGACGCGGGCCTGGTGAGCGTGCAGCCCGGCATCGAGAACCTCAGCGCGCGGGTGCTCAAGATCATGCAGAAGGGCGTGACCGGCTGCCTGAACGCGCGGATGCTGCGCGACGCCGAGACCAGCGGCATCACCGTCGCCTGGAACTACCTCTACGGCTTCCCCGGCGAGACCGACGAGGACTACGACGGCATTCTGGCGCAGTTCCCGGCGCTGTGGCACCTGTCCCCGCCCGGTGGCAGCAGCCGCATCGCCATCGAACGGTTCAGCCCGTACTTCAACCGCCCCGAGCTGGGCTTCGGCGACCTGAAGCCGGCCGGGCAGTACCTGCTCAACTACGACCTGCCCGAGTCCGAGCTGATGGACCTGGCGTACATCTTCGACGTGCCCGAGCGGGGCAT
Proteins encoded in this region:
- a CDS encoding S9 family peptidase → MARAFRVYYPALPLVAEHAPHRSVYVGDADGRCQVFAWDRAAGTARQVTDRAAGTTRAAVDPGGTVVWWFDDDLTGIGTWQVSDFDQPEHPRPALPGLGPARPAGLAMAADGTALVGLADADGVALYRRAASGGVEPVARMSGYAHLVDVDPTGQLLVVGRDAASPEAVTVLTTGGDPVAVLPAGPDRRLWPLGFAPVPDPAHLLLVVEESGEYGLASWTRADGLTRHPGRFDTEITAGWYPDGTRVLVRQDRHAGSHLHRVDLATGTRTAVPTPAGSILDAAVWPDGDIAYVWTDSATPPQIRSVAGVELPAGPDDGPADGAVSLAEYCRRTEVWVPGPAGDIHALVAAPADRAGPLPAVFLVHGGPFQHARDAYDPLVEVLVRTGCAVVRVNYRGSSGYGAAWRNDFRAGVGLTQLEDLAAVRAHLCEQGVIAERRVALWGSSWGGYLTLLALGRQPDLWRLGVAVNPVADYVAAFAAATPAIRALDTTLFGGTPDEVPQRYAEASPVSYVDQVSVPVFLAVATDDVRCPPAPVERYAGALLRRRIPVKLLRTRAGHEDFDARGHIALMQAVLLFMQQHFDGVRDEGTSVALAMARPAD
- a CDS encoding RiPP maturation radical SAM C-methyltransferase, which produces MRILLVNMPWASIDVPSLALGILTTSVRRRYPEAEVEVLHANLDYVDWVVDRSEFTLHDYQYYSLLTYFAGCGDWVFSSALYDDPEWRLEEFTSRVRDQMSERELALNVELHRSAPEFVGDLAARIVAWGPDLVGFTSTFQQNTAALAAAKHVKRLDPSIRTVFGGANCDGEQGAALHRNFPFVDLVVRGEGEAAFPALLAALTDGDGRTLTDGDRPALADVEGLCWTTPDGRATANPMSTRPLPPAEIVSPDYDGYFERLAASRARNWVEPKLVVEGARGCWWGEKHHCTFCGLNGSFMEFRSKRPGAFYEEIIALAERHQVLDMFVVDNILDMGYVTTLLPRLAESGYDLRLQYEIKSNMRGAQVQALADAGLVSVQPGIENLSARVLKIMQKGVTGCLNARMLRDAETSGITVAWNYLYGFPGETDEDYDGILAQFPALWHLSPPGGSSRIAIERFSPYFNRPELGFGDLKPAGQYLLNYDLPESELMDLAYIFDVPERGIGAEPAARLDAAVTEWQHEYARSRLTHHDLGHEIVLVSRRRHFDWRVLRLTDATEVAAFRLLDQPHTVGSLARRLSRPEPELTALLDRWRERGVVFTDGGQYVHVAPRSMNQDLLRIDHLHPERVGAQPETDQPDVRPAEPAALTTV